In Dryocola sp. LX212, the genomic stretch CCCTTTGCTACCTGCGATTTGATCAGAGACTCATCGAGCAGCTGGATTGGGTCAGGCAGGCTGTACCCTTTACCCGGTACGGTGAATACATCCACCCCCCAGTCCCTTAACGTTTGGATATGCTTATTGATTGCCGCGCGGCTCATGCCAAGCTTTTCACCAAGCTGCTCACCTGAATGAAACTCGCCATCCGCAAGGATACTAATCAGGGTTAAAGGTATTTTATTGTCTTTCACGCTATCGTCTCCACGGCACTGACTTCACCTTTTGAACCAATGAATCGGACTTCAGGTTCCAGCCATACGTTAAATTTTTCCCCTACTCGCTGACGAATGTAATGCGCCAGGTTAACAACATCCTGGCTAACTGCATTCTCTACGTTGATGAGGACCAGCGCCTGCTGGCGGTGAACGGCTGCGCCGCCAATTTGATAGCCCTTAAGCTGGCATTGGTCGATAAGCCATCCGGCGGCCAGCTTCGTGGAGCCATCCGCCTGTGGATAGTTGGGCGCAGTGGAGTAAGCGCTTAGCAGCTCTGTTGCAATTTCTGCGGGAATAACGGGGTTTTTAAAGAAGCTACCAGCATTTCCATTAATGCGCGGATCCGGAAGCTTAGTTGTTCGCATATGGCAAACAGCATCAAAAACTGTCTTCGGGGTAACCTTCGCGGGATCCAGTTTGGCTAAATCACCATATGTGAGCACAGGCTGCCATGTTTTAGGCAGCCGTAGTCCTACGGCTGTGATTGCAAAATTATCCTGCAAATCGTGTTTGAAGATACTGTCACGGTAGCCAAACTGACACTCTGCATTGTTCAACCGCTGCATTTCACCGCTGCGCAGATCTACACAATCCACGTAATCACACACCTGTTTGAGCTCAACACCATAGGCGCCAATATTCTGTATCGGGGAAGAGCCTACACAGCCGGGAATGAGCGCAAGATTCTCCAGCCCCGGCATCCCATTTGTCAACGTGTACTCAACGAGGTGATGCCAGTTTTCACCTGCACCAACATGTAGATACCACGCATCGTCCTTTTCAGCCACCTCGATACCGGCAATGCGATTCACTATGACGGTACCGCTGAAATCCTCCAGGAAGAGAACATTGCTTCCCTCACCCAGGATCAAAACAGGCTGCTGAGCCAGAAGCGCATCATTCCATGCTTCTGTAAGCTGTTGCACGGTCTGTGCAATGACAATCCGTGAAGCGCTGGCCTGAATGCCGAAAGTATTGAAGGACTTAAGTGAGGAGCTCATAGTGGTATCTTTCCCGAGTTTAAACGCGGTTAGTTTACCTTATCTGGCTGAGCTTGGCTTGTATGGCGGAATGATGATTAAATTGCAGACGGCAAAAAGCCCTGTACAGAGTACAGGGCTTTTTACTTGTTTGGAGCCTGGCAGTTCCCTACTCTCGCATGGGGAGACCCCACACTACCATCGGCGCTACGGCGTTTCACTTCTGAGTTCGGCATGGGGTCAGGTGGGACCACCGCGCTAGTGCCGCCAGGCATATTCTGTGTATTGACCGTTATACTTCCGTATAACCATCAACTTAAATCTGGAACATTCAGCTGAAAATCAAATCTCTCTCACCAAAACACCTTCGGTGTTGTAAGGTTAAGCCTCACGGATCATTAGTACTGGTTAGCTCAACGTATCGCTACGCTTACACACCCAGCCTATCAACGTCGTAGTCTTCAACGTTCCTTCAGGACTCTCAAGGAGTCAGGGAGAATTCATCTCGGGGCAAGTTTCGCGCTTAGATGCTTTCAGCGCTTATCTTTTCCGCATTTAGCTACCGGGCAATGCCATTGGCATGACAACCCGAACACCAGTGATGCGTCCACTCCGGTCCTCTCGTACTAGGAGCAGCCCCCCTCAATTCTCCAGCGCCCACGGCAGATAGGGACCGAACTGTCTCACGACGTTCTAAACCCAGCTCGCGTACCACTTTAAATGGCGAACAGCCATACCCTTGGGACCTACTTCAGCCCCAGGATGTGATGAGCCGACATCGAGGTGCCAAACACCGCCGTCGATATGAACTCTTGGGCGGTATCAGCCTGTTATCCCCGGAGTACCTTTTATCCGTTGAGCGATGGCCCTTCCATTCAGAACCACCGGATCACTAAGACCTGCTTTCGCACCTGCTCGAGCCGTCACTCTCGCAGTCAAGCTAGCTTATGCCTTTGCACTAACCTCACGATGTCCGACCGTGATTAGCTAACCTTCGTGCTCCTCCGTTACGCTTTAGGAGGAGACCGCCCCAGTCAAACTACCCACCAGACACTGTCCGCAACCCGGATTACGGGTCTACGTTAGAACACCAGCCATTAAAGGGTGGTATTTCAAGGTTGGCTCCACAAGAACTGGCGTCCTCGCTTCAAAGCCTCCCACCTATCCTACACATCAAGGACCAGTGTTCAGTGTCAAGCTATAGTAAAGGTTCACGGGGTCTTTCCGTCTTGCCGCGGGTACACTGCATCTTCACAGCGAGTTCAATTTCACTGAGTCTCGGGTGGAGACAGCCTGGCCATCATTACGCCATTCGTGCAGGTCGGAACTTACCCGACAAGGAATTTCGCTACCTTAGGACCGTTATAGTTACGGCCGCCGTTTACCGGGGCTTCGATCAAGAGCTTCAGCTTGCGCTTAACCCCATCAATTAACCTTCCGGCACCGGGCAGGCGTCACACCGTATACGTCCACTTTCGTGTTTGCACAGTGCTGTGTTTTTAATAAACAGTTGCAGCCAGCTGGTATCTTCGACTGCCTTCAGCTCCAGGAGCAAGTCCCTTCACCTACCAGCAGCGTGCCTTCTCCCGAAGTTACGGCACCATTTTGCCTAGTTCCTTCACCCGAGTTCTCTCAAGCGCCTTGGTATTCTCTACCTGACCACCTGTGTCGGTTTGGGGTACGATTTGATGTTACCTGATGCTTAGAGGCTTTTCCTGGAAGTGCGGCATTTGTTACTTCAGCACCGTAGTGCCTCGTCATCACACCTCAGCGTTAGATAGAGTTCCGGATTTACCTAAAACTCCCGCCTACATGCTTAAACCGGGACAACCGTCGCCCGGCTAACATAGCCCTCTCCGTCCCCCCTTCGCAGTAACACCGAGTACAGGAATATTAACCTGTTTCCCATCGACTACGCCTTTCGGCCTCGCCTTAGGGGTCGACTCACCCTGCCCCGATTAACGTTGGACAGGAACCCTTGGTCTTCCGGCGAGCGGGTTTTTCACCCGCTTTATCGTTACTTATGTCAGCATTCGCACTTCTGATACCTCCAGCAGACCTCACAGTCCACCTTCGACGGCTTACAGAACGCTCCCCTACCCAACAACGCATAAGCGTCGCTGCCGCAGCTTCGGTGCATGGTTTAGCCCCGTTACATCTTCCGCGCAGGCCGACTCGACCAGTGAGCTATTACGCTTTCTTTAAATGATGGCTGCTTCTAAGCCAACATCCTGGCTGTCTGTGCCTTCCCACATCGTTTCCCACTTAACCATGACTTTGGGACCTTAGCTGGCGGTCTGGGTTGTTTCCCTCTTCACGACGGACGTTAGCACCCGCCGTGTGTCTCCCGTGATAACATTCTTCGGTATTCGTAGTTTGCATCGGGTTGGTAAGCCGGGATGGCCCCCTAGCCGAAACAGTGCTCTACCCCCGAAGATGAGTTCACGAGGCGCTACCTAAATAGCTTTCGGGGAGAACCAGCTATCTCCCGGTTTGATTGGCCTTTCACCCCCAGCCACAAGTCATCCGCTAATTTTTCAACATTAGTCGGTTCGGTCCTCCAGTTAGTGTTACCCAACCTTCAACCTGCCCATGGCTAGATCACCGGGTTTCGGGTCTATACCCTGCAACTTAACGCCCAGTTAAGACTCGGTTTCCCTGCGGCTCCCCTATACGGTTAACCTTGCTACAGAATATAAGTCGCTGACCCATTATACAAAAGGTACGCAGTCACCCCATAAAAGAGGCTCCCACTGCTTGTACGTACACGGTTTCAGGTTCTGTTTCACTCCCCTCGCCGGGGTTCTTTTCGCCTTTCCCTCACGGTACTGGTTCACTATCGGTCAGTCAGGAGTATTTAGCCTTGGAGGATGGTCCCCCCATATTCAGACAGGATACCACGTGTCCCGCCCTACTCTTCGAACTCACAGTATGTGCATTTTAGTGTACGGGAGTATCACCCTGTACCCTGCGACTTTCCAGACGCTTCCACTAACACACAAACTGATTCAGGTTCTGGGCTGTTCCCCGTTCGCTCGCCGCTACTGGGGGAATCTCGGTTGATTTCTTTTCCTCGGGGTACTTAGATGTTTCAGTTCCCCCGGTTCGCTTCGTTAAGCTATGTATTCACTTAACGATAGTGTGTCGAAACACACTGGGTTTCCCCATTCGGAAATCGCCGGTTATAACGGTTCATATCACCTTACCGACGCTTATCGCAGATTAGCACGTCCTTCATCGCCTCTGACTGCCAGGGCATCCACCGTGTACGCTTAGTCGCTTAACCTCACAACCCGAAGGTGTCTCGTAAGACACAATCGTATGTTGTGAAAATTTGAGAGACTCGAACATATCGTATTCCCATTCCTTATTACGGAGGAATGAGACGACATGTCGTTTCAATTTTCAGCTTGTTCCGGATTTTTAAAGAGCAAATATCTCAAACATAACTCAGAGAGTCAGTTTTGAGATATTGAGGTCGGCGACTTTCACTCACAAACCAGCAAGTGGCGTCCCCTAGGGGATTCGAACCCCTGTTACCGCCGTGAAAGGGCGGTGTCCTGGGCCTCTAGACGAAGGGGACACTGAAGTCTCAATCGCAAGACGCCTTGCTTCTTTACTTTCATCAGACAATCTGTGTGAGCACTACGCAAGTTCGTATCTTTCAGGTAAGGAGGTGATCCAACCGCAGGTTCCCCTACGGTTACCTTGTTACGACTTCACCCCAGTCATGAATCACAAAGTGGTAAGCGCCCTCCCGAAGGTTAAGCTACCTACTTCTTTTGCAACCCACTCCCATGGTGTGACGGGCGGTGTGTACAAGGCCCGGGAACGTATTCACCGTAGCATTCTGATCTACGATTACTAGCGATTCCGACTTCACGGAGTCGAGTTGCAGACTCCGATCCGGACTACGACGCACTTTATGAGGTCCGCTTGCTCTCGCGAGGTCGCTTCTCTTTGTATGCGCCATTGTAGCACGTGTGTAGCCCTACTCGTAAGGGCCATGATGACTTGACGTCATCCCCACCTTCCTCCAGTTTATCACTGGCAGTCTCCTTTGAGTTCCCGGCCGAACCGCTGGCAACAAAGGATAAGGGTTGCGCTCGTTGCGGGACTTAACCCAACATTTCACAACACGAGCTGACGACAGCCATGCAGCACCTGTCTCAGAGTTCCCGAAGGCACCAATCCATCTCTGGAAAGTTCTCTGGATGTCAAGAGTAGGTAAGGTTCTTCGCGTTGCATCGAATTAAACCACATGCTCCACCGCTTGTGCGGGCCCCCGTCAATTCATTTGAGTTTTAACCTTGCGGCCGTACTCCCCAGGCGGTCGACTTAACGCGTTAGCTCCGGAAGCCACTCCTCAAGGGAACAACCTCCAAGTCGACATCGTTTACGGCGTGGACTACCAGGGTATCTAATCCTGTTTGCTCCCCACGCTTTCGCACCTGAGCGTCAGTCTTTGTCCAGGGGGCCGCCTTCGCCACCGGTATTCCTCCAGATCTCTACGCATTTCACCGCTACACCTGGAATTCTACCCCCCTCTACAAGACTCAAGCTTGCCAGTTTCAAATGCAGTTCCCAGGTTGAGCCCGGGGATTTCACATCTGACTTAACAAACCGCCTGCGTGCGCTTTACGCCCAGTAATTCCGATTAACGCTTGCACCCTCCGTATTACCGCGGCTGCTGGCACGGAGTTAGCCGGTGCTTCTTCTGCGAGTAACGTCAATCACAAAGCGTATTAAGCTTTATGCCTTCCTCCTCGCTGAAAGTACTTTACAACCCGAAGGCCTTCTTCATACACGCGGCATGGCTGCATCAGGCTTGCGCCCATTGTGCAATATTCCCCACTGCTGCCTCCCGTAGGAGTCTGGACCGTGTCTCAGTTCCAGTGTGGCTGGTCATCCTCTCAGACCAGCTAGGGATCGTCGCCTAGGTGAGCCATTACCCCACCTACTAGCTAATCCCATCTGGGCACATCTGATGGCAAGAGGCCCGAAGGTCCCCCTCTTTGGTCTTGCGACGTTATGCGGTATTAGCTACCGTTTCCAGTAGTTATCCCCCTCCATCAGGCAGTTTCCCAGACATTACTCACCCGTCCGCCGCTCGTCACCCAGGAGCAAGCTCCCTGTGCTACCGCTCGACTTGCATGTGTTAGGCCTGCCGCCAGCGTTCAATCTGAGCCATGATCAAACTCTTCAATTAAAAGCTTGATTTGCTTCAACTCGTGAAGCGGTGCTCAAAAATTAACTTTCGTAATAATTCAACTAAATGAATTACTGCTTGGTCACTCTTCAAGACTTGATATTTTTTTGCATCCGGAGATGCTGAGATATCAATCCTGCGAGTGCCCACACAGATTGTCTGATAAATTGTTAAAGAGCAGTGCCACAATCTTCGGTGGCGCGGGCTGTGCATATTACGCTTCCCCGCTACGTAGTCAAGCATTTATTTCTTGCTTCACTTCGCCTGACGGGCCGGTTTGTAAGCCGTTGTGCCGTGTCAGTGGAGGCGCAGTATAGGGATTTTTCGGAGCGTGACAAGGGTTTATTTCAAAATTATTACTGACCGCATTTTTTTTCATCAACCCGCGCATTTTGAACGCTATTTGGTGGTTAAATGTGCTATTTCGTGGGCAAAACGCGCTACCTGCTGCCAGTCGGTATAAACAACTTCTTTTCTGGTATCCGTTTCGCCGCCGGTCATTTTCATAATTAAGCGAATCATGAAGCGATCTAACCAGCCATAACGCGGGTAGCGCAGGGCTCCGGCGAACACGGCGCAGTGATCTGGCTGCCACGGAGAGCTAAGAAGAAACTTGCGCGTATAGGAGTTAGTTTGTGGAGAACGCTTCTCAGGCTTTCGTGCTACAAGGTTGACGGAGAAGAAAGCACTTGGGATTGCCTGCAATGCCAGTAGATGCTTTTTCACAAAAGCATCTACTGAAGAGTGGAAGTGACCATAACGTATGGAAGCACCAATAATCACGCGATCGTAATTGCTCCAGGTAATCTCTTCGCAGCGATGCAGATTCACCACATCACTCTCCACGCCCAGCTCTTTAAGCTCGGAACTTATATAAGAAGCGATTTCACGGGTTTGACCATCACGGGTCGAAAACAGAATTAAAGTTTTCACTACAGGCTCCGGTTACTCTCGCCAAAAGGTTGGCGTGAACAGTACTAATAAAGTAAACACTTCCAGACGACCAAACAGCATGTTGCCGATCAGGATCCATTTGGCCACCGGGTTCATGCTGGCGAAGTTGTCCGCCACCACGCCCAGCCCAGGCCCAAGGTTATTGAGCGTTGCCGCAACCGAGGCAAACGCAGAGAAGTCATCAACGCCCGTGGCGATAATCGCCAGCATGCTGAGGATGAACACTAATGCATACGCAGAGAAGAAGCCCCACACCGCTTCGAGGATACGTTCCGGCAGCGCCCGGTTACCCAGCTTGATGCTGTATACCGCGTTCGGGTGCACCAGCCTTTTTAATTCACGATTCCCCTGTTTGAACAGCAGGAGGATACGAATCACCTTCAGGCCACCGCCGGTTGAACCCGCACAGCCGCCGATAAAAGCAGAGCAAAGCAGCAGCACCGGCAGGAACAGCGGCCAGCGGGCAATACTGTCTGTCGTGAAGCCCGCCGTGGTAGCCATTGAGACAACCTGGAAGAACGCCTGGTTCAGCGTTTGCAGTACAGATCCGTAGGTATTATGCAGGAACAGAACCAGGGTGCAGATGATGACCAGCGTGAGCTGCACGCCGATAAACATACGAAACTCAGGATCGCGCCAGTAAACTTTGAGGCTACGCCCGCTCAGCAGCGAGAAGTGCAGGCCATAGTTACAGCCCGAGATCAGCAGAAAGACGGCAATAATGGAGTTGATTGTTGGGTTATTAAAATAGCCCACGCTGGCATCATGCGTTGAAAAGCCGCCGATGGAGATAGTCGAGAAGCTATGCCCTATCGCATCGAACATCGGCATACCCGCAAACCACAGCGCTGCCGCGCAGGCGACCGTCAGCAGGACATAGATAAGCCAAAGCGTTTTCGCTGTATCCGCAATGCGTGGGCGCATTTTATTATCTTTCAGCGGCCCGGGCATTTCAGCGCGATAAAGCTGCATTCCCCCCACGCCGAGAATAGGCAGGATAGCGACGGCCAGCACGATGATCCCCATGCCGCCAAACCATTGCAGCATCTGCCGGTAAAAGAGAATGGCGTGAGGAAGCGTGTCCAGACCCACCAGTGTGGTTGCGCCCGTGGTCGTTAAACCGGAGAACGATTCAAAGAAGGCGTCGGTGACCGTCAGGTTTGGCCTTTCTGAGAAGATAAACGGCAAGGCCCCCACGCTACCCAGCACGGTCCAGAACAGTACGACGATCAGGAACCCTTCACGCGGCTTGAGCTCGTTTTTCTCGCGACGGTTTGGCCACCACAGCAGCGAGCCAATCACCAACGCGACGAAGAAAGTCTGTGTAAAGGCGCGGCCAGCACCATCGCGGTAAATCAAGGCGACCAGCCCCGGGATTATCATGGTCCCGGAGAACAGGATGACCAGCAGACCAACGATTCGGGTTATGGCACGAAAATGCATTTCAGCCGCTTCCTTAAATATCAAATAATTGCGAGGTGGGGATTATTCTTCAATCGGCAATAAATGCAATGCGCCACGGCTAAAATCCGCAAGCCTTGCTGAAAACCCGGGCTGCTGGCTACTCGGCAACGCCACTTTTAACAATACCGATGCCTGAAAGTCACTGTCGACGATAAGCCCTTCATATTGCTTGAGTAAAGCATCTATTCCCGCCAGCTGGGCGTAATCACATTGCAAAGTATATTCGGTCAGCGGCACTTTAAGGAGGGTCGGCAGCTGATTTAGCGCCTGCTGCACACCGCCGCCATAGGCTTTGACCAGGCCACCCGTGCCAAGCTTAATGCCGCCGGAGTAGCGCACCACAACGGCGGTCAGCTCGCCAATACCGCTGCCCATTAGCTGCGCGAGCATCGGTTTACCGGCCGTCCCGGCAGGTTCTCCATCATCTGAAAACCCAAGCTTTTGCGAATCATCCGGCGCGCCAGCAACCCAGGCCCAGCAGTGATGCCGG encodes the following:
- the trkH gene encoding Trk system potassium transporter TrkH; protein product: MHFRAITRIVGLLVILFSGTMIIPGLVALIYRDGAGRAFTQTFFVALVIGSLLWWPNRREKNELKPREGFLIVVLFWTVLGSVGALPFIFSERPNLTVTDAFFESFSGLTTTGATTLVGLDTLPHAILFYRQMLQWFGGMGIIVLAVAILPILGVGGMQLYRAEMPGPLKDNKMRPRIADTAKTLWLIYVLLTVACAAALWFAGMPMFDAIGHSFSTISIGGFSTHDASVGYFNNPTINSIIAVFLLISGCNYGLHFSLLSGRSLKVYWRDPEFRMFIGVQLTLVIICTLVLFLHNTYGSVLQTLNQAFFQVVSMATTAGFTTDSIARWPLFLPVLLLCSAFIGGCAGSTGGGLKVIRILLLFKQGNRELKRLVHPNAVYSIKLGNRALPERILEAVWGFFSAYALVFILSMLAIIATGVDDFSAFASVAATLNNLGPGLGVVADNFASMNPVAKWILIGNMLFGRLEVFTLLVLFTPTFWRE
- the hemG gene encoding menaquinone-dependent protoporphyrinogen IX dehydrogenase, which produces MKTLILFSTRDGQTREIASYISSELKELGVESDVVNLHRCEEITWSNYDRVIIGASIRYGHFHSSVDAFVKKHLLALQAIPSAFFSVNLVARKPEKRSPQTNSYTRKFLLSSPWQPDHCAVFAGALRYPRYGWLDRFMIRLIMKMTGGETDTRKEVVYTDWQQVARFAHEIAHLTTK
- the murB gene encoding UDP-N-acetylmuramate dehydrogenase, coding for MSSSLKSFNTFGIQASASRIVIAQTVQQLTEAWNDALLAQQPVLILGEGSNVLFLEDFSGTVIVNRIAGIEVAEKDDAWYLHVGAGENWHHLVEYTLTNGMPGLENLALIPGCVGSSPIQNIGAYGVELKQVCDYVDCVDLRSGEMQRLNNAECQFGYRDSIFKHDLQDNFAITAVGLRLPKTWQPVLTYGDLAKLDPAKVTPKTVFDAVCHMRTTKLPDPRINGNAGSFFKNPVIPAEIATELLSAYSTAPNYPQADGSTKLAAGWLIDQCQLKGYQIGGAAVHRQQALVLINVENAVSQDVVNLAHYIRQRVGEKFNVWLEPEVRFIGSKGEVSAVETIA
- a CDS encoding IMPACT family protein, whose protein sequence is MDSWPIPAEPVSVSEEIKKSRFITLIAHTDGVEAAKGFVENVRSQHPDARHHCWAWVAGAPDDSQKLGFSDDGEPAGTAGKPMLAQLMGSGIGELTAVVVRYSGGIKLGTGGLVKAYGGGVQQALNQLPTLLKVPLTEYTLQCDYAQLAGIDALLKQYEGLIVDSDFQASVLLKVALPSSQQPGFSARLADFSRGALHLLPIEE